A window of Ignavibacterium sp. contains these coding sequences:
- the ppk1 gene encoding polyphosphate kinase 1 gives MNAKELLKKYGKPENFINRDLSWIEFNRRVLQEALNPDLPLLEKVKFVSIFSSNLDEFYMIRVSGIKEQIAANVLEPSIDGLTPREQLQKIEKCLQPLLKQLYDLWTNNIVPSLRENNIILHDYDELSKEEQKILTEYFKKEIFPVLTPLAFDPGRPFPYISNLSLSLAVLIRKPNGENHFARVKVPNILPRLLQIDDILEPNKRKSVNGGFKARFVWLGDLIKANIHLLFPGMEIIETHKFRITRDTDIELQEDEADDLLSVIEENIRQRRFGNVVRLEVEGKMPDFMVETLMENLQITKDDVHQFDGPLGLSDVMILYKLPVHHLKEKPFYPVIPKELNEEEDLFSVIRQRDILLHHPFHSFTPVVDFIKKAAEDPDVLAIKQTLYRVGTDSPIVKALIEAADRGKQVAVLVELKARFDEENNIYWARELEKVGVHVVYGLVGLKTHAKMTLIVRKEFDGVKRYVHLSTGNYNVVTAKLYTDIGLFTCDEEICSDVTDVFNYLTGYSQQKEFRKLFVSPLNTREKILKLIAREIANKKSGKPAHIIMKMNSLVDPPIIAALYEASNAGVKVDLIVRGVCSLVPGVKGLSENIQVRSIVGRFLEHSRIFYFKNDGNDEVYLSSADMMQRNLDRRIETTFPVEDKKLKDDIINNVLSVYLKDNVKARELHSDGSYHFVKPQDGAAKINSQEWLMNYATKETTQVKKAIRNK, from the coding sequence ATGAATGCCAAAGAATTATTGAAAAAATACGGTAAACCAGAAAACTTTATTAACAGAGATTTAAGCTGGATTGAATTCAACAGAAGGGTTCTGCAGGAAGCTCTGAATCCTGATTTACCATTGCTTGAAAAAGTAAAGTTCGTTTCAATTTTCTCATCAAATCTTGATGAATTTTACATGATTCGTGTTTCAGGAATAAAAGAGCAAATTGCTGCAAATGTTCTTGAACCTTCTATTGATGGACTTACTCCAAGAGAGCAATTGCAGAAAATTGAAAAATGTCTTCAGCCATTACTGAAACAACTTTATGATCTCTGGACCAATAACATTGTTCCATCATTAAGAGAGAATAATATCATCCTTCACGATTATGATGAGCTTTCAAAAGAAGAACAAAAAATCCTGACCGAGTATTTTAAGAAAGAAATTTTCCCTGTTTTAACTCCGCTTGCTTTTGATCCTGGCAGACCTTTTCCATACATCTCAAACTTAAGTTTAAGTCTGGCTGTTCTGATCCGCAAACCAAACGGAGAAAATCATTTCGCCCGGGTAAAGGTTCCAAATATTCTTCCCCGTTTACTCCAGATTGATGATATACTTGAACCCAACAAGAGAAAATCTGTTAACGGCGGATTTAAAGCAAGGTTTGTATGGCTTGGTGATTTGATCAAAGCGAATATTCATCTTCTGTTTCCGGGAATGGAAATAATTGAAACTCATAAATTCAGAATTACACGGGATACGGATATCGAATTACAAGAAGATGAAGCAGATGATTTATTAAGTGTTATTGAGGAAAATATAAGACAAAGAAGATTTGGGAATGTGGTAAGATTGGAAGTTGAAGGAAAAATGCCTGACTTTATGGTTGAAACACTTATGGAAAACCTTCAGATTACAAAAGATGATGTTCATCAGTTTGACGGTCCGCTGGGTTTGAGTGATGTTATGATTCTTTATAAACTTCCTGTCCATCATCTTAAAGAAAAACCTTTCTATCCTGTTATACCAAAAGAGCTGAATGAAGAAGAAGATTTATTCTCAGTAATTCGTCAGCGTGATATATTGCTTCATCATCCTTTTCATTCTTTTACACCTGTGGTTGACTTCATAAAAAAAGCCGCTGAAGATCCGGATGTACTTGCAATCAAGCAAACTCTTTATCGTGTCGGAACTGATTCACCAATTGTTAAAGCTTTGATTGAAGCCGCTGACAGAGGTAAACAGGTTGCTGTGCTCGTAGAACTCAAAGCCAGATTTGATGAAGAGAATAATATTTATTGGGCTCGCGAATTGGAAAAAGTAGGTGTGCATGTTGTTTATGGTTTGGTTGGATTAAAAACTCACGCAAAAATGACTTTGATCGTAAGAAAAGAATTCGATGGAGTGAAAAGATATGTTCATCTTTCCACTGGCAACTACAATGTGGTTACAGCAAAATTATATACAGACATTGGACTGTTCACCTGTGACGAAGAAATCTGCAGTGATGTAACTGATGTTTTTAATTATCTGACAGGTTACTCACAACAAAAAGAATTCAGAAAACTTTTTGTATCTCCACTTAACACCCGTGAAAAAATTCTGAAACTCATTGCAAGAGAAATTGCGAATAAAAAGTCCGGGAAACCCGCGCACATAATAATGAAAATGAATTCGCTTGTCGATCCGCCAATTATTGCAGCTTTGTACGAAGCTTCTAATGCAGGAGTTAAAGTTGATCTGATTGTTCGTGGAGTTTGTAGTTTAGTTCCCGGTGTTAAAGGTTTAAGTGAAAATATTCAAGTAAGAAGTATTGTCGGACGATTTCTTGAACACAGCAGAATTTTTTATTTCAAAAATGATGGAAACGATGAAGTATATCTTAGCAGTGCTGATATGATGCAAAGAAATCTTGACAGAAGAATAGAAACAACTTTTCCCGTTGAAGATAAAAAACTAAAAGATGATATAATCAATAATGTTCTGTCTGTTTATCTGAAAGATAATGTGAAAGCCAGAGAGCTTCATTCGGATGGAAGTTATCATTTTGTAAAGCCACAAGATGGAGCTGCAAAAATAAACAGTCAGGAATGGTTAATGAATTATGCTACAAAAGAAACTACTCAGGTTAAGAAAGCAATACGAAATAAGTAA
- a CDS encoding TrkH family potassium uptake protein has translation MMSGIPFSIYYQDNDILVLLLSGVITSAIGLLGWFITKDADRTDIGKREGYLIVSLGWVVMSLFGAIPFVIHGSITSYVDAFFEVMSGFTTTGATILVDIESLPHGLLFWRSITQWIGGMGIIVLSLAILPLLGIGGMQLYAAEVPGITKDKFHPRVKETAKRLWGIYVIFTALETILLVIAGMNFFDAINHSFTTLATGGFSTKNSSTAYYSSPFIQYIFIVFMFLAGTNFTLHYFALHRNFSFLKTNDEFKAYSLFILISSILIMIIHHPHLNLSLEEKFRQSLFHVVSLVTTTGYVSSDYESWAIFSRMIFFVLLFIGGCAGSTGGSIKIVRHYLLFKNGFLELKRLIHPRAVIPVRVNGKAILPEIISNVQAFFILYILIFVLSSIILSILGLDFLTSIGASATCLGNVGPGIGTVGPVANFSHLPDLAKILLSFLMLIGRLELFTVLVIFSPSFWKK, from the coding sequence ATGATGAGCGGAATTCCTTTCTCAATCTACTATCAGGATAATGATATCCTGGTGCTGTTACTTTCCGGAGTGATAACCTCTGCCATCGGATTATTAGGTTGGTTTATAACGAAAGATGCGGACAGAACTGATATCGGAAAAAGAGAAGGTTATCTGATTGTTAGTTTGGGTTGGGTTGTTATGTCATTGTTTGGTGCAATTCCATTTGTCATTCACGGTTCAATTACCTCTTATGTTGATGCTTTCTTTGAAGTGATGTCAGGTTTTACAACAACCGGTGCAACAATTCTTGTTGATATTGAATCATTGCCCCACGGCTTACTATTCTGGCGCTCAATCACTCAGTGGATTGGTGGTATGGGGATAATCGTTCTGTCCCTTGCAATACTTCCATTGTTGGGTATTGGCGGAATGCAACTTTATGCTGCTGAAGTACCTGGAATTACAAAAGATAAATTTCATCCGAGAGTTAAAGAAACTGCAAAACGGCTTTGGGGTATTTATGTGATATTCACAGCGCTTGAAACAATTTTGTTAGTGATTGCCGGAATGAATTTTTTCGATGCAATAAATCATTCATTTACAACATTGGCTACAGGAGGATTCTCAACTAAGAATTCAAGCACTGCATATTATTCAAGTCCATTCATACAATATATTTTTATTGTTTTTATGTTTCTTGCAGGAACAAATTTTACTCTGCACTATTTCGCTCTTCACAGAAATTTCAGCTTCCTTAAAACAAATGATGAGTTTAAAGCTTATTCTTTATTTATTCTTATTTCATCAATCCTAATCATGATAATACATCATCCTCATTTGAATCTTTCATTGGAAGAAAAGTTTCGTCAATCGTTATTTCATGTCGTTTCACTAGTTACAACAACTGGTTATGTCTCTTCCGATTATGAAAGCTGGGCAATCTTTTCCAGAATGATTTTCTTTGTTCTTCTGTTTATCGGTGGATGTGCTGGTTCAACCGGTGGCTCTATTAAAATTGTAAGACATTATCTCTTGTTTAAAAACGGATTTCTTGAATTAAAAAGATTAATTCATCCACGTGCAGTTATTCCTGTAAGAGTAAATGGCAAAGCGATTCTTCCTGAAATTATCTCGAATGTTCAGGCATTTTTCATTCTCTACATATTGATATTTGTACTTTCATCAATAATACTTTCAATATTGGGACTGGATTTTCTTACATCAATTGGAGCGAGTGCAACCTGTCTTGGAAATGTTGGTCCTGGAATCGGGACTGTTGGTCCGGTTGCAAATTTCTCTCACTTACCTGATTTAGCGAAAATTCTCCTATCGTTCCTGATGCTTATAGGAAGACTTGAACTTTTTACAGTTCTTGTAATTTTCTCTCCTTCTTTTTGGAAGAAATAA
- the trkA gene encoding Trk system potassium transporter TrkA — protein MRVIIAGMGDVGYQLAKQLSSENNDIVAIDLDHDRLHYTDQMADILTIEGSSTSIEILEQAQIEKADLLVAVTSSEEVNIATAIIGKKLGAKKTVARISNAEYLNPRHGVNFSELGIDFMIYPEELAALETVNLINRTAATDIIEFENGKLQVIGLKLDKNAPVIHKTLSEISKQYASFDFRVVAIYRNFRTIIPKGNDKFLPNDQIFVISKSEALETVLKLAGKENIKFDNIMILGGGKIGRRVASLLSNKMTVKLIDSNPEKAFELADELPNTLVIQGDGRDIDLLAQEGIIDVDAFIAVTEDAETNIITCLMAKHLGVKKVIALVDKVEYVPLTQTIGLDSLINKKLIAANNIVRFIKKGEIISYSSLEGIDAVVMEFVAQPGSKITEETIADSDFPKDALIGGYIRKNESFIALGNSKINAGDKVVVFSLPEAVSKIEKFFK, from the coding sequence ATGCGAGTTATTATTGCAGGGATGGGTGATGTTGGTTATCAGTTAGCCAAACAATTATCAAGTGAAAATAATGATATAGTTGCAATCGATCTTGATCACGATCGACTTCACTATACTGATCAGATGGCAGATATTCTTACAATTGAAGGTTCATCAACTTCTATAGAAATACTTGAGCAAGCTCAGATTGAAAAAGCAGATCTTCTGGTTGCAGTCACTTCTTCTGAAGAGGTTAACATCGCAACAGCAATCATCGGAAAAAAACTTGGGGCTAAAAAAACTGTTGCCAGGATTTCAAATGCTGAATATCTGAATCCAAGACATGGTGTTAATTTTTCTGAGTTGGGAATTGATTTTATGATTTATCCGGAAGAACTAGCCGCACTCGAAACTGTAAATCTCATCAACAGAACCGCAGCTACTGACATCATTGAATTTGAAAATGGCAAACTTCAGGTGATCGGTTTAAAGTTAGATAAGAATGCGCCTGTAATTCACAAAACCCTTTCCGAGATAAGCAAACAATATGCTTCATTTGATTTTCGTGTAGTTGCTATTTACAGAAACTTCAGAACGATAATTCCTAAAGGAAATGATAAATTTCTGCCGAATGATCAGATATTCGTCATATCAAAATCAGAAGCTTTGGAAACTGTTCTTAAACTTGCGGGTAAAGAAAACATAAAATTCGATAACATAATGATCCTTGGTGGTGGAAAGATTGGTCGTCGTGTTGCGTCGCTTCTAAGTAATAAAATGACTGTAAAGCTTATTGATTCAAATCCTGAAAAGGCATTCGAACTTGCTGATGAACTTCCGAATACTTTAGTAATTCAAGGTGATGGAAGAGATATTGATTTACTTGCTCAGGAAGGAATTATTGATGTTGACGCATTCATTGCTGTTACAGAAGATGCGGAAACTAATATCATCACTTGTCTGATGGCTAAACATCTTGGTGTAAAAAAAGTTATTGCACTTGTTGATAAAGTAGAATATGTACCGCTTACACAAACTATCGGACTGGATTCACTGATAAATAAAAAACTTATTGCAGCAAATAATATTGTACGTTTCATAAAGAAAGGTGAAATAATTTCTTACTCATCATTGGAAGGAATTGATGCAGTAGTAATGGAATTTGTCGCTCAGCCCGGTTCAAAAATTACGGAAGAGACTATTGCGGATTCAGATTTTCCGAAAGATGCTTTAATCGGTGGCTACATCAGAAAAAACGAAAGCTTTATTGCTTTGGGAAATTCAAAGATTAATGCAGGTGATAAAGTTGTTGTGTTCTCTTTGCCCGAAGCTGTGAGTAAGATCGAGAAATTCTTCAAATAA